The Pan paniscus chromosome 1, NHGRI_mPanPan1-v2.0_pri, whole genome shotgun sequence genome has a segment encoding these proteins:
- the LOC134728932 gene encoding PRAME family member 8-like — MSIRAPPRLLELARQRLLRDQALAISTVEELPRELFPTLFMEAFSRKRCETLKTMVQAWPFTCLPLGSLMKSPHLESLKSVLEGVDVLLTQEVRPRQSKLQVLDLRNVDENFCDILSGAAASFPEAPSQKQTADNCPGTGGQQPFMVFIDLCLKNRTLDECLTHLLEWGKQRKGLLHVCCKELQVFGMPIHSIIEVLNMVELDCIQEVEVCCPWELSILVKFAPYLGQMRNLRKLVLFNIHASARIPPDNKGQFIARFTSQFHKLDYFQNLFMHSVSFLEGHLDQLLRCLQAPLEMVVMTDCLLSESDLKHLSWCPSIRQLKELDLRDVTLTHFSPEPLTGLLEQVVATLQTLDLEDCGIMDSQLSAILPVLSRCSQLSTFSFCGNLISMAALENLLRHTVGLSKLSLELYPAPLESYDTQGALCWGRFAELGAELMKTLRDLRQPKIIVFCTVPCPRCGIRASYDLEPSHCLC; from the exons ATGAGCATCAGGGCCCCACCCAGACTCCTGGAGCTGGCAAGGCAGAGGCTGCTGAGGGACCAGGCCTTGGCCATCTCCACCGTGGAGGAGCTGCCCAGGGAGCTCTTCCCCACACTGTTCATGGAAGCCTTCAGCAGGAAACGCTGTGAAACCCTGAAAACGATGGTGCAGGCCTGGCCTTTCACCTGCCTCCCTCTAGGGTCCCTGATGAAGTCGCCTCATCTGGAGTCGTTAAAATCTGTGCTGGAAGGGGTTGATGTGCTGCTGACCCAAGAGGTTCGCCCCAG GCAGTCAAAACTTCAAGTGCTGGACTTGAGGAATGTGGATGAGAACTTCTGCGACATATTGTCTGGAGCTGCTGCATCCTTCCCGGAGGCTCCGAGTCAGAAGCAAACAGCAGATAACTGTCCAGGGACAGGCGGGCAGCAGCCATTCATGGTGTTCATAGACCTTTGTCTCAAGAACAGGACACTGGATGAATGCCTCACCCACCTCTTAGAGTGGGGCAAGCAGAGAAAAGGCTTACTGCATGTGTGTTGCAAGGAGCTGCAGGTTTTTGGAATGCCCATCCACAGTATCATAGAGGTCCTGAACATGGTGGAGCTTGACTgtatccaggaggtggaagtgtgCTGCCCCTGGGAGCTGTCCATTCTTGTCAAGTTTGCCCCTTACCTGGGCCAGATGAGGAATCTCCGCAAACTTGTTCTCTTCAACATCCATGCATCTGCCCGCATTCCCCCAGACAACAAGGGGCAGTTCATTGCCCGATTCACCTCTCAGTTCCACAAGCTGGACTATTTCCAGAATCTGTTTATGCACTCTGTCTCTTTCCTCGAAGGCCACCTGGACCAGCTGCTCAG GTGTCTCCAGGCCCCCTTGGAGATGGTCGTTATGACCGACTGCCTGCTGTCAGAGTCAGACTTGAAGCATCTCTCTTGGTGCCCGAGCATCCGTCAATTAAAGGAGCTGGACCTGAGGGATGTCACACTGACCCATTTCAGCCCTGAGCCCCTCACAGGTCTGCTGGAGCAAGTTGTGGCCACCCTGCAGACCCTGGACTTAGAGGACTGTGGTATCATGGATTCCCAACTCAGCGCCATCCTGCCTGTCCTGAGCCGCTGCTCCCAGCTCAGCACCTTCAGCTTCTGTGGGAACCTCATCTCCATGGCTGCCCTTGAGAACCTGCTGCGCCACACCGTCGGGCTGAGCAAGCTAAGCCTGGAGCTGTATCCTGCCCCTCTGGAGAGTTATGACACCCAGGGTGCTCTCTGCTGGGGGAGATTTGCTGAACTTGGGGCTGAGCTGATGAAGACACTGAGGGACTTAAGGCAGCCCAAGATCATTGTGTTCTGCACCGTCCCCTGCCCTCGCTGTGGCATCAGGGCCTCCTATGACCTGGAGCCCAGTCACTGCCTCTGTTGA